One genomic segment of Styela clava chromosome 3, kaStyClav1.hap1.2, whole genome shotgun sequence includes these proteins:
- the LOC120342221 gene encoding death-associated protein 1 homolog, producing MSSPEKSNPELKAGHAPAVKAGGMRIKAPRAHEEKITKEEAESPWEGDGQKPAERSVIVSGAMTHGDKDFTPASVKVAHEKPIPSHQKPPPKQQNMIIQQPR from the coding sequence ATGTCTTCACCTGAAAAATCGAATCCCGAACTTAAAGCTGGTCATGCTCCAGCTGTTAAAGCGGGCGGAATGCGGATTAAAGCTCCTCGAGCTCACGAAGAGAAGATTACAAAAGAGGAGGCAGAATCCCCTTGGGAAGGAGATGGACAGAAGCCTGCAGAAAGATCTGTTATTGTTTCAGGGGCCATGACTCATGGAGACAAAGATTTCACACCAGCATCTGTGAAAGTAGCGCATGAAAAGCCCATCCCTTCTCATCAAAAACCACCACCAAAGCAGCAAAACATGATCATCCAGCAACCTCGCTGA